One stretch of Desulfobacterales bacterium DNA includes these proteins:
- a CDS encoding SIS domain-containing protein codes for MPELINLLKRSFFNALNGIRSYRVFIGKNPRLLPKKSIILFPIQPNMLCCGLAGIITIATGHESDLQIVKSLSRQFNRIQAKGIASLIDGSEKLASYLDGWKTLEALETFIIDLKQDLYLEQLFFQRADAQSLSDLVTAQQAFLDSEDALIEQNATRYSTSEMEQINASLTRLKDCVWALDQDILSNLEHIRYLTGMENSEQISREGFRKYRKMNLLLNSIDRLEVRGRDSAGVQITLDMKSVNALETLKKSLNANGLLEELTQRSRPGDLLSGSIHISDFARGHGALTFIYKKASVTGKLGENTAYIRSRIRSDQILQAAVNEPVTSDIYMAHTRWASVGSITNENCHPINNYTIGAALPQPDKQTGEPSDSQPLSVTYPCYGPGSWSIHAALNGDIDNFVELKTNFEKSHSVQVSDQLTTDTKIIPLQIEHYLFAGYDLKEAFRLALNDFKGSHAIAVQSNLEPGKVFLAIRGSGQSLYIGVCKNQYMFSSELYGLVELTPHFIKMDGETERTKGDPSTRGQLFILSGESENSKNSISACYYDNHPIRITDQLIRKAEITTRDIDRKGYPHFLLKEILEAPMSVKKTLRGKYQLTCSQTEGARVVFNLGDDIIPESIKSGLSGKKIRKIFVIGQGTACIAGKAIAESFLQYLKGSDISVESKTASELSGFSLEDDLSHMLVIAVTQSGTTTDTNRAVALAKERGALLIAIVNRRQSDITNVTDGVFYTSDGRDIEMSVASTKAFYSQITAGYILALYFAQLLGTMPDCLIARKLEELQQAPEKMNRVIAQKETIRASAWDIVKQKKYWAVVGSGPNKVASDEIRIKLSELCYKTISSDIVEDKKHIDLSSEPLIVVCAAGTPELVIEDIKKDVDIFKAHSAAAVVIADNRESRFDLIADSVIQVPRANFPISVIMNTLAGHIWGYYAACSIDDDGNFFREFRRKLSAATHELDERQLSVFEKITDPGLAHIINEFSSEFKARRQRMFFSSLGIDVASDMTLLLKYAAGKMPLEDFWEDFKEKRTSSSPLDMLDICLGRAIDELSRPIDAIKHQAKTVTVGTSRKVEIPKGIVFDFLGELNFSLENLSSRNGVQIRRIQKAIFDITGYTLYDIDNLDENGKPVDISTISISDRSGISFQIQSRVTQNSPLKGTKKTIVNIGNIYAGLGKSDKAPIVIIPLIGDRHVISHLLLMHVHFRQDMSVAEKIDVLGDKVNAIRDVINEYNLPWNENYLKNFSIEFFLDGSIDQITSSIIDSLNKGNHKD; via the coding sequence TTCCAGAGAGCAGACGCACAGTCTCTATCTGATCTTGTGACCGCCCAACAGGCATTTCTCGATTCGGAAGACGCATTGATCGAACAAAATGCCACCCGGTATTCCACCAGCGAAATGGAACAGATCAATGCGTCCCTGACACGGCTCAAAGACTGCGTGTGGGCTCTGGACCAGGATATTCTTTCCAACCTGGAACATATCAGGTACCTGACCGGCATGGAAAATTCCGAACAGATATCAAGGGAAGGATTCAGAAAATATCGCAAAATGAATCTGCTGCTCAACTCGATTGACCGGCTGGAAGTCCGCGGAAGAGACTCTGCCGGAGTGCAGATCACACTGGACATGAAATCAGTCAACGCCCTTGAAACGTTAAAAAAGTCATTGAACGCAAACGGATTGCTGGAGGAGCTGACACAGAGAAGCCGTCCCGGAGACCTTCTGTCCGGCTCTATCCATATATCCGATTTCGCCCGCGGCCATGGTGCATTGACATTTATCTATAAGAAAGCATCTGTCACAGGTAAGCTGGGGGAAAACACCGCCTATATTCGAAGCCGGATTCGATCGGATCAAATTCTCCAGGCGGCTGTCAATGAACCTGTCACATCTGATATATACATGGCGCATACCCGATGGGCTTCCGTCGGATCGATTACCAATGAGAACTGTCATCCGATCAATAATTACACGATTGGCGCGGCACTCCCCCAGCCGGACAAACAAACCGGCGAGCCATCGGATTCACAGCCCCTATCGGTAACCTATCCCTGTTACGGGCCGGGCAGCTGGTCCATTCATGCGGCATTAAACGGCGATATTGACAACTTTGTCGAGCTGAAAACAAATTTTGAAAAAAGCCATTCGGTTCAGGTCAGTGATCAACTCACTACCGATACCAAGATCATCCCGCTTCAGATCGAGCATTACCTTTTTGCAGGCTATGATCTGAAAGAAGCGTTTCGCCTGGCATTAAACGATTTCAAAGGCTCTCATGCCATTGCCGTTCAGAGCAATCTGGAGCCCGGAAAGGTTTTTCTTGCCATCAGGGGCAGCGGGCAGTCCCTTTATATCGGCGTTTGTAAAAACCAGTACATGTTCTCTTCGGAATTATACGGCCTGGTGGAACTGACCCCGCATTTTATTAAAATGGATGGCGAAACCGAGCGAACCAAAGGCGACCCCTCAACCCGGGGGCAGCTGTTTATTCTGAGCGGAGAATCCGAAAACAGTAAAAACAGCATCAGCGCCTGTTATTATGACAACCATCCCATCCGAATCACCGATCAGCTGATCCGGAAAGCGGAAATCACCACCAGAGATATCGATCGGAAAGGCTACCCTCATTTTCTTCTGAAAGAAATTCTGGAAGCGCCGATGTCGGTAAAAAAAACGCTGAGAGGCAAATATCAACTCACCTGTTCTCAAACTGAAGGGGCCCGGGTGGTCTTTAATCTGGGAGACGATATTATTCCTGAATCCATTAAGTCCGGGCTGTCAGGAAAAAAAATCCGGAAAATTTTTGTCATCGGTCAGGGCACGGCCTGTATAGCCGGAAAGGCAATCGCCGAATCCTTTTTGCAGTATCTCAAGGGAAGCGATATATCGGTTGAATCCAAAACCGCCTCTGAACTCAGCGGATTTTCGCTTGAGGATGATCTCAGTCACATGCTGGTCATTGCCGTCACCCAGTCGGGTACCACCACCGACACCAACAGGGCCGTAGCGCTGGCTAAAGAAAGAGGCGCGCTGCTGATTGCCATTGTCAACCGGCGGCAATCCGACATCACCAATGTCACGGACGGCGTGTTCTATACCAGTGACGGACGCGATATTGAAATGTCCGTGGCGTCCACCAAAGCCTTTTACTCCCAGATCACCGCCGGTTATATCCTTGCTCTGTATTTTGCGCAGTTGCTGGGCACCATGCCGGACTGTCTCATTGCCCGTAAACTGGAAGAACTTCAGCAGGCCCCTGAAAAAATGAACCGGGTCATCGCCCAAAAAGAGACCATCCGGGCATCTGCCTGGGATATCGTGAAACAGAAGAAATACTGGGCAGTTGTGGGCAGCGGCCCCAACAAGGTGGCCTCCGATGAAATTAGAATCAAACTCAGTGAATTGTGCTATAAAACGATTTCTTCGGATATTGTCGAAGATAAAAAACACATCGATCTGTCTTCCGAACCGCTGATCGTGGTATGTGCGGCAGGAACGCCCGAGCTGGTGATTGAAGATATCAAAAAAGATGTGGATATCTTCAAGGCGCATTCAGCCGCCGCGGTTGTCATTGCCGACAACCGAGAATCTCGATTTGATTTGATTGCCGATTCGGTCATTCAGGTACCACGGGCAAATTTTCCGATATCGGTGATCATGAATACGCTCGCCGGACATATTTGGGGCTACTATGCCGCCTGCAGCATCGATGACGATGGTAATTTTTTCCGTGAATTCAGGCGAAAACTGTCTGCAGCAACACACGAACTGGATGAAAGGCAGCTTTCCGTGTTTGAAAAAATCACCGATCCCGGCCTGGCCCATATCATCAATGAATTCTCATCGGAATTTAAAGCCAGACGACAGCGGATGTTTTTCTCATCACTGGGTATCGACGTCGCATCGGATATGACCCTTTTGTTGAAATACGCGGCCGGAAAGATGCCGCTTGAAGATTTCTGGGAAGACTTCAAGGAAAAACGAACGTCCTCCTCCCCGCTGGATATGCTGGATATCTGTCTGGGCCGCGCCATTGATGAGCTGTCAAGACCCATCGATGCCATCAAACATCAGGCCAAAACCGTTACCGTGGGAACCAGCAGAAAGGTGGAGATACCGAAGGGAATTGTGTTTGACTTCCTGGGAGAACTCAATTTTTCTCTGGAAAACTTAAGCAGCAGAAATGGCGTCCAGATCCGAAGAATTCAAAAAGCCATTTTCGACATAACCGGTTACACGTTATATGACATCGACAACCTGGACGAAAACGGCAAACCCGTGGACATATCGACGATATCCATTTCCGACCGAAGCGGTATTTCCTTTCAGATTCAGTCACGGGTGACTCAAAACAGCCCGCTGAAAGGCACCAAGAAAACCATCGTCAATATCGGGAATATTTATGCCGGCCTTGGCAAATCGGACAAGGCCCCCATTGTCATTATCCCGCTGATAGGTGATCGCCACGTAATCAGCCATTTGCTGCTGATGCATGTTCATTTCAGGCAGGATATGAGTGTGGCGGAAAAAATCGACGTTCTGGGCGATAAAGTAAACGCTATTCGGGATGTGATCAACGAGTACAATCTGCCATGGAATGAAAACTATCTCAAAAACTTTTCCATCGAATTTTTTCTCGATGGATCCATTGACCAAATCACATCCTCTATCATTGATTCCCTGAACAAGGGCAATCACAAAGATTAA
- the hisH gene encoding imidazole glycerol phosphate synthase subunit HisH, translated as MIAIIDYQAGNQTSVQRALSYLGVPCKITCVPEEILAARRVIFPGVGAAGKAMEVIRSRGLDQVIREVVQCGTPFFGICLGTQIILDKSEENGNTRCIGIIAGMARKFPETVRVVPHMGWNTICPVRQHPVLAHIPPKAQFYFVHSYYPDPDNPSEVIATTNYGMDFASVIARDNVIATQFHPEKSGPQGLQLLKNFCGWDGKLTPC; from the coding sequence ATGATTGCCATTATCGATTATCAAGCAGGAAACCAGACATCGGTTCAGCGGGCTTTATCCTATCTGGGCGTGCCCTGTAAGATCACTTGCGTACCTGAAGAAATCCTTGCCGCCCGGCGGGTCATATTTCCCGGGGTCGGTGCCGCCGGAAAGGCCATGGAAGTCATCCGCTCGCGGGGTCTGGATCAGGTTATCCGGGAAGTGGTGCAGTGCGGCACCCCGTTTTTCGGCATCTGCCTGGGGACGCAGATTATACTGGATAAAAGCGAGGAAAACGGCAATACCCGTTGCATCGGCATCATTGCCGGCATGGCCAGAAAATTTCCTGAAACGGTAAGGGTCGTTCCCCATATGGGATGGAACACCATCTGCCCTGTTCGTCAGCATCCGGTGCTGGCGCATATTCCCCCAAAGGCTCAATTTTATTTTGTTCACTCCTACTACCCGGACCCGGACAACCCTTCGGAGGTAATAGCCACTACAAACTACGGCATGGACTTTGCTTCAGTGATTGCCAGAGACAATGTAATCGCCACTCAATTTCACCCCGAAAAAAGCGGCCCCCAGGGGCTTCAACTCCTGAAAAATTTTTGCGGCTGGGACGGAAAGTTAACGCCATGTTAA
- a CDS encoding NAD(+) synthase → MEINAHPFFNLYHHGFIKVAVCSPEVRVADPGFNVRKTIELVLQAAEGNAIFAIFPELGISAYSNEDLFHQDALLKRVQAAICDLLKATKHLDLILVFGAPVQVDSSLFNCGIVACRGSILGVAVKSYLPNYREFYEARQFCPAQEAVSTTIDLCGQTHIPFGANLIFDVSNIRHFKFFIEICEDVWVPVPPSSFACMAGATVIGNLSASNVTVGKADYRHNLVLNQSARCIAAYLYSAAGLGESTTDLAWDSHSLIYENGTFLAQSDRFSREPQLIFADIDLDRLAQDRMRMKSYSENRRVHHDIVLRFRTVSFSLDIPEKRLLLERETSRFPYIPSDPGKRNQRCYETYNIQVQGLSKRLTSTGLENIVIGISGGLDSTQALIVAARTMDLLKLPRSNIKAYTMPGFATSNKTYTNALKLMQALGVEAHEIDIRESCMQMFKDIGHPYASGQKVYDITFENVQAGDRTAHLFRIANLKKALVLGTGDLSELALGWCTYGVGDHMSHYNVNASVPKTLIQYLIRWVAETRQFGDEAAEVLLDILETEISPELIPGDSSDQPAQKTESSIGPYELHDFTNFYITRYGYLPTKVAFLAYCAWKDKTAGRWPDIPEHRRNEYSLPVIKHWLEAYLFRFFKATQFKRSCVPNGPKVGSGGSLSPRGDYRAPSDSEATAWLENAGLIPDGDEN, encoded by the coding sequence TTGGAAATCAATGCGCATCCGTTTTTCAACCTGTATCATCACGGTTTTATCAAGGTTGCTGTCTGCTCTCCGGAAGTCAGGGTCGCAGACCCCGGATTCAACGTCCGCAAAACCATCGAACTGGTGCTGCAGGCGGCTGAAGGCAATGCAATTTTTGCGATTTTCCCGGAACTGGGCATATCCGCATACTCCAATGAGGATCTGTTCCATCAGGATGCCCTGCTGAAACGGGTACAGGCGGCCATCTGTGATCTGCTCAAAGCCACAAAACACCTTGATCTGATCCTGGTATTTGGCGCCCCGGTTCAGGTGGATTCGTCTCTTTTTAACTGCGGGATCGTGGCCTGCCGGGGCAGCATTCTCGGTGTCGCCGTAAAATCCTATCTTCCGAATTACAGAGAGTTCTACGAGGCCAGGCAGTTCTGTCCGGCACAGGAAGCTGTGTCAACGACGATTGATCTTTGCGGGCAGACGCATATTCCCTTTGGCGCCAACCTCATATTTGATGTCAGCAATATCCGCCATTTTAAATTTTTCATAGAAATCTGTGAAGACGTATGGGTTCCGGTTCCCCCTTCGTCCTTTGCCTGCATGGCGGGCGCAACGGTTATCGGTAATCTTTCGGCCTCCAATGTCACCGTGGGAAAAGCCGACTACCGGCACAACCTGGTTCTGAATCAGTCTGCCCGATGTATTGCCGCCTATCTTTACAGTGCCGCCGGACTGGGGGAGTCAACCACGGATCTGGCCTGGGACAGCCATTCACTGATCTATGAAAATGGAACATTCCTGGCCCAATCCGACCGTTTTTCCCGGGAGCCGCAACTTATTTTCGCCGATATCGACCTCGACCGTCTGGCTCAGGATCGGATGAGAATGAAAAGTTACAGTGAAAACCGCCGGGTACACCACGACATCGTCTTAAGGTTTCGAACGGTTTCCTTTTCGTTGGATATCCCGGAAAAACGCCTGCTGCTCGAAAGGGAAACGTCCCGGTTTCCATACATTCCTTCAGATCCGGGGAAGAGAAACCAGCGCTGCTATGAAACCTACAATATCCAGGTTCAGGGTCTGTCCAAGCGACTTACCTCAACCGGTCTGGAGAATATCGTCATCGGCATTTCCGGAGGCCTGGATTCCACCCAGGCACTGATCGTTGCCGCGCGAACGATGGATCTGCTGAAACTGCCCCGATCCAATATTAAAGCCTATACCATGCCCGGGTTTGCAACCAGCAACAAAACCTACACCAATGCGTTGAAACTGATGCAGGCACTCGGGGTCGAGGCCCATGAAATTGATATCCGGGAAAGCTGCATGCAGATGTTCAAGGATATCGGTCATCCCTACGCATCCGGTCAGAAGGTATATGATATTACGTTTGAAAATGTTCAGGCCGGTGACCGGACCGCTCACCTGTTCCGGATAGCGAATCTGAAAAAGGCTCTGGTTCTGGGCACGGGGGATCTGAGCGAACTGGCGCTTGGCTGGTGCACCTACGGGGTAGGGGACCACATGTCCCATTATAATGTCAATGCCAGCGTCCCCAAAACGCTTATCCAATATCTCATCCGATGGGTCGCTGAAACCCGCCAGTTTGGAGACGAGGCCGCCGAGGTGCTGCTGGATATCCTTGAAACCGAGATCAGCCCGGAACTGATTCCCGGGGACAGCAGTGATCAACCCGCTCAAAAAACCGAATCGAGCATCGGGCCTTATGAACTTCATGATTTTACCAACTTTTATATCACCCGCTACGGGTATCTGCCCACCAAAGTCGCTTTTCTGGCATACTGCGCATGGAAGGACAAAACCGCGGGCAGATGGCCGGACATTCCGGAACACCGAAGGAATGAATATAGCCTGCCCGTCATTAAACACTGGCTGGAAGCGTATCTGTTCCGGTTTTTCAAGGCCACGCAGTTCAAGCGTTCCTGTGTGCCCAATGGGCCCAAAGTAGGTTCCGGTGGCTCTCTGTCTCCCCGAGGAGACTACCGGGCGCCCAGTGACAGTGAGGCCACGGCCTGGCTTGAAAACGCCGGCCTCATTCCGGACGGGGATGAAAACTGA
- the hisF gene encoding imidazole glycerol phosphate synthase subunit HisF: protein MLSKRIIICLDVRDGQTTKGVKFKGNMDIGDPVAMAKAYYEQGVDELVFYDITASSDRRNIMIDVVSEVAKNIFIPFSVGGGIRSLDDMHRVLNAGAEKISINSSAVLKSDLIAQGALEFGSQCVVLGMDVKKVPKRPEIPSGYEVWINGGRTPMGIDAIQWARKAQDLGAGEICLNSIDADGTSDGYELTVTSLMTAAVSIPVIASGGAGTPRHLKDVFVTAHADAALIASMVHFDHYTVRQIKAYLADEGIPVRDDIY from the coding sequence ATGTTAAGCAAACGAATTATTATCTGTCTGGATGTTCGTGACGGCCAGACCACCAAAGGCGTCAAGTTTAAAGGCAATATGGATATCGGCGATCCTGTCGCCATGGCAAAGGCCTATTACGAACAGGGCGTGGATGAATTGGTATTTTATGATATCACGGCATCTTCCGACAGAAGAAATATCATGATCGATGTGGTCTCGGAAGTTGCCAAAAATATATTTATTCCGTTTTCGGTGGGCGGTGGAATCCGCAGCCTGGATGATATGCACCGCGTGTTAAACGCGGGAGCGGAAAAAATCAGCATCAATTCATCAGCGGTATTAAAGTCCGATCTTATTGCTCAAGGCGCGCTTGAATTCGGCAGCCAGTGCGTCGTACTGGGCATGGATGTCAAAAAGGTGCCCAAACGCCCCGAAATACCATCCGGGTATGAAGTGTGGATTAATGGCGGACGGACGCCGATGGGAATCGATGCCATACAGTGGGCCAGAAAGGCGCAGGACCTCGGGGCCGGAGAAATCTGTCTCAATTCCATCGATGCAGATGGAACCAGTGACGGATACGAGCTGACCGTCACGTCCCTGATGACAGCGGCCGTTTCCATACCGGTGATTGCATCCGGTGGCGCCGGCACCCCCCGGCACCTGAAAGATGTATTCGTGACGGCTCACGCGGACGCTGCATTGATCGCATCCATGGTCCATTTCGACCACTATACGGTCAGGCAGATCAAGGCGTATCTGGCCGATGAAGGAATACCGGTCCGGGATGATATTTATTGA
- a CDS encoding bifunctional folylpolyglutamate synthase/dihydrofolate synthase, producing the protein MTQQKSYHYCLQEMLRLRRFGIKLGLSKIRDILNALGNPQDSFPCIHIAGTNGKGSIAASLSTILSTFGYKVGLYTSPHLVKFNERIQINNCPITDERVVGLYQEIKRGISASAPPTFFEYATAMAFYEFKARQVDWAVIETGMGGRLDATNIIKEPAITIITNIALEHQKFLGNTLAGIAAEKGGIIKPGVPVISGARQNTAKKTLQQIAREHGAPFHQFGRDFNVRRQPDGTFNYFGIEHIWRRLQTGLPGSHQVDNAALTLCACELLKKRSVNLDVEQITSALLNTKWPGRLEIVSNAPLVILDGAHNLIAVKQLATYLSTLQATRFANRNLTFVIGILDDKPYRSMLKCLLPMARKVILTQPGIDRALPPGILHEFASGFIPDARVIPNVGDAVEYAIKTASAQDIICIAGSLYVVGEAKEKFQQLPELLAGNLICPAPGVQA; encoded by the coding sequence ATGACACAGCAGAAATCATACCACTATTGTCTTCAGGAAATGCTCCGGCTCAGGCGTTTTGGCATTAAGCTCGGGCTTTCGAAAATCAGAGACATCCTCAATGCGTTAGGAAACCCTCAAGACAGTTTCCCATGCATTCATATTGCCGGAACCAACGGGAAGGGCTCCATTGCGGCCAGTCTGTCCACTATTTTATCCACCTTCGGATATAAGGTCGGACTGTATACCTCGCCACATCTCGTCAAATTTAACGAACGCATACAGATCAACAACTGCCCCATCACGGATGAACGGGTGGTCGGCCTGTATCAGGAAATCAAAAGGGGCATCAGCGCTTCAGCCCCCCCCACATTCTTCGAATACGCCACTGCAATGGCATTTTATGAATTCAAAGCCCGGCAGGTTGACTGGGCGGTCATTGAAACCGGCATGGGCGGACGGCTCGATGCCACCAATATCATAAAAGAACCGGCCATCACCATCATTACAAACATAGCCCTGGAGCATCAGAAATTTCTCGGCAACACCCTTGCCGGGATAGCCGCCGAAAAGGGGGGAATTATCAAACCCGGAGTTCCGGTGATCAGCGGAGCCAGACAGAACACGGCAAAAAAAACGCTCCAGCAGATAGCCCGGGAACATGGCGCCCCTTTCCACCAATTCGGCCGCGATTTTAACGTCCGGCGTCAGCCGGATGGCACATTTAATTATTTTGGTATCGAACATATCTGGCGCCGACTTCAAACCGGGCTACCCGGTTCCCACCAGGTGGACAATGCCGCGCTGACCCTTTGCGCCTGCGAATTGCTAAAAAAACGTTCTGTAAATCTTGATGTCGAACAGATCACATCGGCGCTTCTCAATACGAAATGGCCAGGAAGACTGGAAATTGTTTCCAACGCCCCCCTGGTAATACTTGATGGCGCGCACAACCTGATTGCCGTAAAACAGCTGGCAACCTATCTGTCGACCTTGCAGGCAACCCGTTTTGCAAATCGAAACCTGACATTTGTCATCGGGATACTGGATGACAAACCGTACCGGTCCATGCTCAAATGCCTGCTGCCGATGGCCCGCAAGGTGATTTTAACCCAACCCGGGATCGATCGGGCCCTGCCTCCCGGGATCCTGCACGAATTTGCTTCCGGTTTCATTCCTGATGCCCGCGTTATCCCGAACGTCGGAGATGCGGTGGAATACGCAATCAAAACCGCTTCTGCTCAAGATATAATCTGCATTGCCGGCTCGCTCTATGTGGTCGGTGAAGCCAAGGAAAAATTTCAGCAGTTGCCCGAACTGCTGGCCGGAAATTTAATTTGCCCCGCCCCGGGTGTTCAGGCTTGA